In Pseudomonas campi, the sequence GGCCTTCTCGGCGGTGCCGCCGATGCCGATGCCGAGCATGCCCGGCGGGCACCAGCCGGCGCCCATCTCGGGGACGGTCTTGAGCACCCAGTCGACGATCGAGTCGGACGGGTTGAGCATGGCCATCTTCGACTTGTTCTCGGAGCCGCCGCCCTTGGCTGCGACGTCCACTTCCACTTTGTCGCCGGGGACGATGGAGTAGTGGATGACCGCCGGGGTGTTGTCCTTGGTGTTCTTACGCGCGCCGGCTGGGTCGGCCAGGATCGAGGCGCGCAAGACGTTTTCCGGCAGGTTGTAAGCGCGGCGTACGCCTTCGTTGATCATGTCGTCGACGCTCATGGTCGCGCCATCCCAGCGCACGTCCATGCCGACGCGGATAAACACGGTGACGATACCGGTGTCCTGGCAGATCGGCCGGTGGCCGGTGGCGCACATGCGCGAGTTGATCAGGATCTGCGCCATGGAATCGCGCGCGGCGGGCGATTCTTCCTTCAGGTAGGCCTCATGCATGGCCTGGATGAAGTCGACGGGGTGGTAGTAGGAGATGAACTGCAGGGCGTCGGCGACGCTCTGAATCAGGTCATCCTGCTTGATCACGGTCATGCAAGCGCTCCTCTAGTACGGGAACATCGGTAGGGAAGCGCCGGACCACGACCCGGCGCACTGCATCAAAAAAGGCGCCAAAGTATAGCGCGGTAGAGGGCTGCGGCACAGTCGCCGGCAGTCGACCCTGGTCGTATGGACGCCATTTTTCAGGCGCCGGACACAGTGCAATGACCCTAGGTTTTTTGTGCCCGCGGGGGTAGAGTGAGGCCAGGTGCCAGTACGGGACGGAGCCCAGAGCACAATGACTCATCGGGTAACCAGACGAACCTTGCAAAGCCTGTTGCTGAAGCGTTTCGGCATGGCGGCAGCCACCCACGGGCTTGCTCTGGCGTTGCTGTGGCTGGCTGTATTCAGCGACCTGTTCAGTGGCCAGATAGCCTGGGCACTGTTCTGCAGCGGGCTGGTGATTGTTTCCCAGCTGAGCTTCCTGCTGCTGTTTCGCACGGGTTACAACCTGCGCTTTCGCGATCCCAGCCTGACGGAAGCGCAGATCCTGGTCGCCCTGGCCCTGCATACGTTTGTGTTGGCCAGCTTCGACAGCGCCCGTGGCAGCCTGCTGATGTTCTACCTGATCATCCTGCTGTTCGGCATTTTCCAGCTGCAGCCGCGAGTCTTCGTGCGCTGTGCCTTCTTCGCCTTCTTCGCCTTTGCCAGCCTCAATCTGTGGGAGGGCTATGAGATGCGTCTGGCCGATCCGGGGCTGGCGCTGCTGCAGTGCTGCGCCTTGTTCCTCGCGCTCGCCTGGCAGAGCCTGTTTGCCAGTTACATCCAAGCTTTGCGCCAGCGCATGCGCCAACGCAGCTTCGCCCTGCAGGCGCACCAGGACACCCTGCGCGGCATGATGCGTCAGCTCGAGGACCTGGTGGCCACCGACGAGCTGACCGGCCTGTTCAACCGCCGCCACTTCCTGCGTCTGGCCCTGCGTGAGCTGGAGAACCTCGGCCCTGGGCGCCAGCACGGCCTGGCCCTGATCGATCTCGACTATTTCAAACGGATCAACGATGTGCACGGCCATGCCGCCGGCGACCGCGTGCTGCAGACGTTTGCCGCGGTGGCGCGGGCCTGCGTACGCGATGGTGACGTGTTGGCGCGTTACGGTGGCGAAGAGTTCGTCCTGCTCCTGCCGAATGCCGACGCCGATCGCCTGACTACCTGCTGCGAGCGCCTGCGCGAAGCCTTTGCCGCGGCCGAGCCGTTGGGCGTGCAGGTGGCCAGCCTGAGCCTGTCCGCCGGGATGACCCTGCTCAGCGAAGGTGATGACCTCGATGTGGCCCTGCAACGGGCCGACCAGGCCTTGTACCGGGCCAAGCGTGGCGGCCGTAATCGCTGCGATGCGGCCTGGGAGGGCGCGGGTGCCTGAACTTCATGTGGCCGGCCAGTCCTGGTCGGTTTCCAGCGCTAGCAACCTGCTCGACGCACTCAACGCTGCCGGCTTGCGCGTGCCCTATAGCTGCCGTGCCGGTAGCTGCCATGCCTGCCTGGTGCGCTGCGTACGCGGCGAGGTGGAGAACGCCGCGCCGGAGGCCCTCAGCCCCGAGCGCCTGGCCGAGGGCTGGCGCCTGGCCTGCCAGTGCCGGGTCGTCGATGAGCTGACCCTGGAACTGTTCGACCCGGCCCGCGACGGCCTGCCGGCCACTGTAGTGGCCAGCGACTGGTTGAGTCCGAGCGTGCTGCGCCTGCGTTTGCAGCCGGGCAAGGCGCTGCGCTACAGCGCCGGCCAGCACCTGGTGCTCTGGGCCGGTGCTGCGCTGGCGCGGCCATACTCGCTGGCCAGCCTGCCGGGTGAGGATGCCTGGCTGGAGTTCCACCTGGATTGCCGCCAGCCGGGCGCGTTCAGCGATGCCGCACGGCAGTTCCAGCCCGGTGATGTGCTGCGCCTGGGCGAGCTGCGTGGCGGCGCCCTGCACTATGACCCGGACTGGCACAGTCGTCCGCTCTGGTTGCTGGCGGCCGGCACCGGCCTGGCGCCGCTCTGGGGCATCTTGCGCGAAGCCTTGCGCCAGCAGCACGAGGGGCCGATCCGCGTACTGCATGTGGCCCACGACAGCAGCGAGCATTACCTGGCCGAAGCCTTGCGGGCATTGGCCGCCGCGCACCCGCAGCTGCAGGTCGAGTTGCTGACGGCGACCGAGCTGGCGGCGGTTTTGGCGGAACTGAAGCTTGTTTCCCGACAAACCCGCGCCTTACTCTGCGGCTCTCCCGCCAGCGTGGAAAGCTTCGCGCGCCGCCTGTACCTGGCCGGCGTGCCGCGCAACCAGGTGCTGGCCGACGTCTTTCTGCCCCGCGCATAAGCTGCTTGCGTTCGGGGCGCCCCGAATCTGCAAGGAGTTGTGATGAGCGAGCATGTACTGGTCGAGCGCGAAGGCGGTCTGCTGACCCTGCACCTGAACCGTCCGGACAAGATGAATGCCCTGACCCGTGCCATGTACAGCCAGTTGGCCGAGCAACTGGACGCTGCCAATGCAGACCGCAGCGTGCGCGCGGTGCTGATCACCGGCGGCAGCGAATGCTTCACCAGCGGCAATGATGTGGCGGACTTCCTCCAGGCACCGCCGACCAGCATGGACAGCCCGGTGTTCCAGTTCATGCGTGCACTGTTCGACTTCGCCAAGCCGGTGATCGCCGCGGTCAATGGCCCGGCCGTGGGCATCGGCACCACCCTGTTGCTGCATTGCGACCTGGTTTATGTCAGCCGCACGGCCAAATTGAAGATGCCCTTCGTCAACCTCGGCCTGTGCCCGGAATTCGGCTCCAGCCTGATCCTGCCGCGCCTGCTGGGCCAGGCCAAGGCTGCGGAGCTGTTGCTGCTCGGCGAGAGCTTTACGGGCGAGCAGGCGGCGCAGTGGGGCATCGCCAATGCGGCGCTGGAGGGTGGCGCCGAGGTGCTCGCCAAGGCCCGCGAGATGGCCCAGCGCTTCCTCGCATTGGCCCCCTCGGCAGTGGCTGACAGCAAGCGCCTGATGCGCGCGCCGGGGCGCACCGAGCTGCGTCAGGTGATCGAGGAGGAGGGTGCGTTGTTCGGCCAGCGCCTGCGCTCGCCGGAGGCCATCGAATCGCTGTCAGCCTTTATGCAGCGGCGCAAGCCGGATTTCTCCAAGTTCGCCTGAGACCTCAGGCGTTTTCCCAGGGCGGGTTGGCCAGACGCTGCTGGAGGAAGTCGCACAGCGCCAGTACCTTGCGCGAGGCTCGGCTGGAGCGTGGGTACATGGCGTAGATGGCATAGGCTTGCGCACGAGCCTGCGGCAGTACCTCGATCAGTGAGCCATCGCGCAGGTGGCGGTGCACGATGAAACTCGGCAGTAGCGCAAGACCCTGGCCCGCAAGCGCCATTGCGCACATCACTTCGCCGTTGTTGCTGGCGAATCGCCCGCGCGGCGCAATGCTCAGCAGATCACCCGCAGCGTCGCAGCTCTCGAATGACCAGAACTGCCCGGAGGTTACGTTGCTGTAGCCGATGCAGTCGTGTGCCAGGAGCTCCTCTATCTGTGTTGGCACTCCGTGCTGGGCGGCATACTCCGGGCTGCAACAGAGCATTCGCGCGCTTGTGGCGAGCTTGCGGGCGATCAGCGCGCTGTCGCCGATGCGCGAGATGCGCACGCACAGGTCGTAGCCCTCGCGTTCGAAGTCACTGATGCGGTCATCGAGGTGCAGGGTGACTTCCAGTTCCCGGTGCAGACACATGAACTCGGCGATCAGCGGGGCCAGCCAGAGTGTGCCAAAGCTCATTGGCGCCAGCATCTGCAGGCGCCCGCGCAGGCCGCTGTCGTTGAAGGTTGCCGCTTCGGCCGCCTCGTGCAGGTCGCGCAGGGCGCCCTTGGCTTGTTGGTAGAAGCGCTGGCCGTTCTCCGTGGGGGCCACCTTGCGCGTGGAGCGGTGCAGCAACTTGGCTCCCAGGTGCTGCTCCAGATCGCTGAGGCGCTTGCTCACTACCGATTTGGACAGTGCCAGCGCCTCGGCAGCACGGCTCACTCCGCCCAGTTCCACCACGCGCAGAAAGGTTTCGATTTCCTGCAGGTCTAGTTTCATGGGGCGGCTCCCAGGCTTCAGATAGGGCAAGAATAGCGCTCGTAAGTAGCGGGATTGTTCGGTTTTTCCGAAAAGCCTTTTATCCAATTGCTGGGGCGTCAGGCGATCCGCCAGCGACTAGGCTGGGAGTCTATCGAGGTGGTCGAGAGCCTCGATAGCTATCCGCCACAACCCTGAGGGAGGTTTACCCCATGTCCTTTACCTACAAGCGCTTGAACAAGGACGATGCCGTCGTGCTCCTGGTCGACCATCAGGCCGGTCTGTTGTCGCTGGTGCGTGACTACAGCCCGGACGAGTTCAAGAACAACGTATTGGCGCTGGCCGATATCGCCAAATTTTTCAAACTGCCGACCATCCTCACCACCAGCTTCGAGCAGGGGCCGAACGGGCCGATTGTGCCGGAGCTCAAGGCTCTGTTCCCTGATGCGCCCTATATCGCCCGGCCTGGTCAGATCAACGCCTGGGACAATGAGGACTTCGTCAATGCGATCAAGGCCACCGGCCGCAAGCAACTGATCATTGCCGGTGTGGTGACCGACGTTTGCGTCGCCTTTCCGACCCTGTCGGCACTGGCGGAGGGTTACGATGTCTTCGTGGTGACCGATGCTTCCGGCACCTTCAACACCTCGGTGCGGGATGCAGCGCTGACCCGCATGGCCCATGCCGGTGCGCAATTGCTCAACTGGTTCAGTGTCGGCTGTGAGCTGCACCGCGATTGGCGCAACGACATTGAGGGCTTCGGCGGCATCCTCGGCGGCCATCTGCCGGCTTACGCCAACCTGATCCAGAGCTACAACCAGAAGTAGGCCAAGAGCGCCAATGAAAAGGCCGCTCACTGAGCGGCCTTTTGCATTCAACGCGGCATCACACCATCGGATCGCCGACGTGCAGGATCTTCATGGTGTTGGTGCCGCCGGTGCCGTGGTAGCTGTCGCCCTTGGTCAGGATCACCCAGTCACCCGGCTCGACCACGCCGAGCTTGAGCAGCTCGTCCACCGCCGCCTGGCTGACCTTGTTGGCCGGCAGGGACGCTGGGTCGAATGGCACGGTGTAGACGCCACGAAACAGCGCCACGCGGGCCTGGGCCTCGCGGTGCGGGGTGAAGGCGTAGATCGGGATCGACGAGCGGATGCGCGACATGATCAGCGGGCTGTAGCCGCTTTCGGTCAGGCTGATGATCGCTTTCACGCCGGGGAAGTGGTTGGCGGTGTACATGGTCGCCAGGGCCACGCTCTCGTCGCAACGCTCAAAGGTGCGGCCAATGCGGTGGGTGGATTTCTGGCTGGTCGGATGCTTCTCCGCGCCCAGGCACACGCGCGCCATGGCCTGCACCGCTTCCAGCGGGTATTCGCCGGCGGCGCTTTCGGCCGAGAGCATCACCGCATCGGTGTAGTCCAGTGCGGCGTTGGCCACGTCGGACACTTCCGCGCGGGTCGGCATCGGGCTGTGGATCATCGACTCCATCATCTGCGTGGCGGTGATCACCGCTTTGTTCAGACGGCGGGCGTGGGCAATGATCTTCTTCTGGATGCCGACCAGCTCGGCATCGCCGACTTCTACGCCGAGGTCGCCGCGCGCCACCATCACCGCGTCACTGGCGCGGATCAGGCCGTCGAGGGTTTCGTCATCGGCCACCGCTTCGGCGCGTTCGATCTTCGCCACCAGCCAGGCTGTGCTGCCGGCTTCGTCGCGCAGGCGGCGGGCCAGCTGCATGTCGGCGGCATCACGGGGGAAGGACACGGCCAGGTAGTCCAGGTCCATCTCGGCGGCCAGCTTGATGTCGGCCATGTCCTTTTCGGTCAAGGCTGGTGCAGTCAGGCCACCACCACGGCGGTTGATGCCTTTGTTGTCGGACAGCGGGCCGCCGATGGTGACGCG encodes:
- a CDS encoding sensor domain-containing diguanylate cyclase: MTHRVTRRTLQSLLLKRFGMAAATHGLALALLWLAVFSDLFSGQIAWALFCSGLVIVSQLSFLLLFRTGYNLRFRDPSLTEAQILVALALHTFVLASFDSARGSLLMFYLIILLFGIFQLQPRVFVRCAFFAFFAFASLNLWEGYEMRLADPGLALLQCCALFLALAWQSLFASYIQALRQRMRQRSFALQAHQDTLRGMMRQLEDLVATDELTGLFNRRHFLRLALRELENLGPGRQHGLALIDLDYFKRINDVHGHAAGDRVLQTFAAVARACVRDGDVLARYGGEEFVLLLPNADADRLTTCCERLREAFAAAEPLGVQVASLSLSAGMTLLSEGDDLDVALQRADQALYRAKRGGRNRCDAAWEGAGA
- a CDS encoding iron-sulfur-binding ferredoxin reductase — translated: MPELHVAGQSWSVSSASNLLDALNAAGLRVPYSCRAGSCHACLVRCVRGEVENAAPEALSPERLAEGWRLACQCRVVDELTLELFDPARDGLPATVVASDWLSPSVLRLRLQPGKALRYSAGQHLVLWAGAALARPYSLASLPGEDAWLEFHLDCRQPGAFSDAARQFQPGDVLRLGELRGGALHYDPDWHSRPLWLLAAGTGLAPLWGILREALRQQHEGPIRVLHVAHDSSEHYLAEALRALAAAHPQLQVELLTATELAAVLAELKLVSRQTRALLCGSPASVESFARRLYLAGVPRNQVLADVFLPRA
- a CDS encoding enoyl-CoA hydratase, which gives rise to MSEHVLVEREGGLLTLHLNRPDKMNALTRAMYSQLAEQLDAANADRSVRAVLITGGSECFTSGNDVADFLQAPPTSMDSPVFQFMRALFDFAKPVIAAVNGPAVGIGTTLLLHCDLVYVSRTAKLKMPFVNLGLCPEFGSSLILPRLLGQAKAAELLLLGESFTGEQAAQWGIANAALEGGAEVLAKAREMAQRFLALAPSAVADSKRLMRAPGRTELRQVIEEEGALFGQRLRSPEAIESLSAFMQRRKPDFSKFA
- a CDS encoding LysR family transcriptional regulator, which translates into the protein MKLDLQEIETFLRVVELGGVSRAAEALALSKSVVSKRLSDLEQHLGAKLLHRSTRKVAPTENGQRFYQQAKGALRDLHEAAEAATFNDSGLRGRLQMLAPMSFGTLWLAPLIAEFMCLHRELEVTLHLDDRISDFEREGYDLCVRISRIGDSALIARKLATSARMLCCSPEYAAQHGVPTQIEELLAHDCIGYSNVTSGQFWSFESCDAAGDLLSIAPRGRFASNNGEVMCAMALAGQGLALLPSFIVHRHLRDGSLIEVLPQARAQAYAIYAMYPRSSRASRKVLALCDFLQQRLANPPWENA
- the ycaC gene encoding isochorismate family cysteine hydrolase YcaC — its product is MSFTYKRLNKDDAVVLLVDHQAGLLSLVRDYSPDEFKNNVLALADIAKFFKLPTILTTSFEQGPNGPIVPELKALFPDAPYIARPGQINAWDNEDFVNAIKATGRKQLIIAGVVTDVCVAFPTLSALAEGYDVFVVTDASGTFNTSVRDAALTRMAHAGAQLLNWFSVGCELHRDWRNDIEGFGGILGGHLPAYANLIQSYNQK
- the pyk gene encoding pyruvate kinase; the protein is MTLRRTKIVATLGPASNSPEMLEQLILAGIDVARLNFSHGSPEDHKARAQLVRDLAAKHGRHVALLGDLQGPKIRIAKFEGKRIELKEGDLFRLSSSHSRTAGNQEVVGIDYPALIQDCNVGDELLLDDGRVVMQVELKGAEELHCRVTIGGPLSDNKGINRRGGGLTAPALTEKDMADIKLAAEMDLDYLAVSFPRDAADMQLARRLRDEAGSTAWLVAKIERAEAVADDETLDGLIRASDAVMVARGDLGVEVGDAELVGIQKKIIAHARRLNKAVITATQMMESMIHSPMPTRAEVSDVANAALDYTDAVMLSAESAAGEYPLEAVQAMARVCLGAEKHPTSQKSTHRIGRTFERCDESVALATMYTANHFPGVKAIISLTESGYSPLIMSRIRSSIPIYAFTPHREAQARVALFRGVYTVPFDPASLPANKVSQAAVDELLKLGVVEPGDWVILTKGDSYHGTGGTNTMKILHVGDPMV